The genomic DNA TTCAGGTCGCCGACGTCTTCTCGGCTCGCCACCCCGGCACCGAACTGCAGATCCAGCAGGTGCAGATGTCCGATCCCTACGGGCCCCTGCGATCCGGCGACGTCGATCTTCAGGTCACCGAGCTTCCGATGGACGAACCCGACCTCACCGTCGGGCCCGTCCTGATCTCCCAACCTCGTGCGTTGCTCCTGCCGTCCGCACACTCCTTCGCCCGCCATGCGTCGGTCAGTCTGGAAGACCTGGCCGAGATGACCCTGCTGACCGTCGCCGGAAGTGTCCCCGCCCAGTGGCGAGAGCATCACTTCCCGCGCCAGACCCCCACCGGCAGACCCATCCCGCAGGGCCAGGCCATCGTCCACTGGGAGGATGTGCTGTCGCTCGTGCTCGCAGGCAAGGGCGTCTGCCCGGTCGCAGCCGCCGGAGCGCGCTACTACAGCCGTCCGGGACTCACCTTCGTACCCTTCCGCGACGCCTCGCCCATCGAGTACGCACTTGTGTGGCCGAGCGCTCGCGAAACCGCCCGGGTGCGCGCCTTCGCGCAGATCTCCCGCGAATTCACCGAAAGCCGCGGCGGTTCTTCCGCGATCCTCGACCTGATCTGAACCTCAAGCCTGAGCTGATGGGAGTCGGGCTTCGTTATCCGGGCCGTCGCCGCGCCGCTGTACTACCGCACGGTCGTCAGCCGGGAGCCGATCGACTCCCCCACCGCCGCGCAGGCCGTCGCCGTGGCGCTCGCCGCAGTCCGCGCCGGTGCCTTCATCGATAACCGTGGCTGATCGATCCTTACGCCCTTCATCCTTGTTCCGGACATGCATCTGATCGACCTTTGGGAGGTCCCAAAAAACGAAGGGTTGAACATGACCATGCTCCAAGACAGGGCCGCGCGGCAGTCGCCTGCCCGGCCATCGATGAGCGGACGGCAGAAGCTGGTCCTCGTACTGCTGCTCGGCTCCCAGTTCATGCTTGCCATCGATTTCTCCATTCTCAACGTGGCTCTCCCCGTGATCGGCGACGGGCTCGGATTCAAGCTGGCAAACCTGCAGTGGATCGCCACCGCGTTCGCGCTGTGCGCGGCCGGATTCACGCTGCTGTTCGGCCGGGTCGCCGATCTGTTCGGCCGGCGCAGGCTGTTCCTGGCCGGGATGGCGCTGCTCGGCCTCTCCTCGTTGGCAGGCGGGCTTGCGGTCAATCCGACGATGCTGCTGGTGGCGCGGGTTGCCCAAGGGCTGGCGACCGCGATGGTCACCCCGGCGGGCCTGGCGCTGCTGACCACATCCTTCTCCGAAGGACCTCTCCGGGACAGGGCTCTCGGGCTCAACGGGGCGCTCATGTCGGCCGGATTCACCACCGGCGCGATTCTCGGTGGGCTGCTGACCGACATGCTGAGCTGGCGCTGGGCGTTCTTCATCAACGTTCCCATAGCTGCGGCCGCCCTGGCGGCCGCCCCGGCGCTGATCGCTGAAAGCCGCCCGGCGACACACACGCGGATGGACCTGCCCGGCGCGGTGAGCGTCACCGGCGGGCTCCTCGCGCTGGTCTACGGCCTCACCAATGCCGCCGAACACGGCTGGGCCGACCCGATGACGCTCGGATCGCTGGTGGTCGCGGTGCTGCTGCTGGTGGCGTTCTGGTTCGTCGAGAAGCGGGCCGCCGCGCCTCTGGTGCCGCTTTCCGTTCTCAAGCGGCCCACCGTCAGTTGGGGGAACCTGGCCGGGCTCATCGCCTTCCTCACCGAGACCTCATTGGTCTTCCTCCTGACCCTCTACCTGCAGACCGTGCTCGGCTACTCGGCTCTCGCCACCGGGCTGGCATTCGGCGTGCTCGGCCTCGGCACGGTCGTCGGCGGCGTCGTGGCCCCCCGAATCCTGGCCAGGAGCGACTTCCGGACGGTCCTGACCGCAGGATTCGGCGTCCAAGCCGCTGCCACCGCCTCGCTGTTCCTGCTGGGCGACGACCGTAGCTCCCTCGCCCTGCTCCTGGTGGCGACCTTCGTCGGCGGCTTCGGCAACATGCTGGCCATCGTCGGATTCATGGTGGCGGCGACCTCAGGGCTGCCCGACAGCGAGCAGGGCTTGGCCACCGGCCTGGCCACCATGACCCAGCAGCTCGGAATCACCATGGGCATCCCTATCATGAGCGCGATCGCCACCGCCGGGATGTCCGGTGGCGGCTCCGTGCTCGACGGCGTGAATGCGGCCATCCTGGTCAACGCGGCACTCGTGCTGGCCGGTGGAATCCTGACCTGGATCTTCCTACGGCGGCAGGCGAACCTCCCGACCTGACGTTGCACCGAGGGGGAGGCCCCCGGCAGGGCGCTCCAGCGGGGGGCGGGAGCGAGCACGTGTCGGGGGTCGCGGGGGCGACGAGCACGTGCCGTGGTTTCCCACCGGGGGCCGGTCTGTACGGCTCCCGCATCGGGCGGGGCCGTGTCGGTCACCTCAGTCCGGCCAGGTGAGAGAGCCGTCCCGGCCAGAGCGGGGGGTCCGGCCAGGCCGGGTGAGGAGGTCGGGCGTGGCCGGGAGAGGATCTTCGGGAGACGGCGGGCGGGCGGGGATCTCACACCAGACGGTCCGGCCGAGGCCCGGCCCGTGCGAGCGGTACCCCCAGTTCCCGTCGGAGACGAGGCTGACGATCGACAGTCCCCGGCCGCTCTCGGCGAGGTCGGACACCGGTTCCACCGGGATGCGGGGCTCCGTGGTGGTCCAGCCTCTGTCCGTGACCTCCACCCGGAGCGTGCCGCCGTCCGTCACCGTCAGCCGTACGGCCAGCGGATCGACGGGACGACCGATCCCGTGGGAGGCGTGCCGGACGGCGTTGGTCACCAATTCGGATACGGCCAGCTGCGTGTTCTCGTATGCGGGATGGCTCTCCCCGAGCCATTCGCGGACCTCGTCACGCGCCTGCGAAACCGATTCGGGATTACTGGGCAGACATATCTCTCTCAGAGTCGCCGGATTCACCGAATTTCCCCTCCCTGATTAATCCGGCCGGCCTGTTCTCCGCCTGGGTCATTGACCGTGTCCCCACTGCGGCTCCGGCTCAGCCCTTAGACGGTCCCAAAAAATGGAGCGCCGAGGTGGCCGATCGACGTCCACCATGTGTTCACAATGGTGTGAACACACTGGCGCCGCCGTACGGATCCCCAGGACAATGGTGGAAACACCCCTCGAAAAGGCGAGAGGAGCTCCGAATGACCGTCCCCCCGGAACCGGATTCGTATCTGTCCACGCGTATTAAATTCGGTATTGAACTACGCAAATTCCGACTTTTGTCGGGATTCACTCAGAGAAGGCTCGGCGCGGCGATCCACCTCTCCGTCAGCCAGCTCAGCATGCTGGAGAACGGCCACCGGGCACCCAGTAGGGAGCTGGCCCACCGGGTGGACGACGTCCTCGGCCTGGGGACGGTCCTGGTGGATCTGCTGGACCGGCTGAACCGCACGGCATCCCAGCTTCCCCGCTGGTTCCGGCCCTGGCTGGAGTTCGAACGCGAGGCGGAGGCTCTGCGCATGTGGGAGCCCCTGATGGTGCCCGGTCTCCTCCAAACCGAGGCTTACGCACAGGCCGTACTGAGCCCCGAGCCCGGCGTCTCCGCCGAGCAGGTGGAAGAACACGTCGCGGCCCGCATGGACCGGCAGGGCATTCTCCGGCGATCGACGCCTCCGATGATCTGGATCGTCCTTGACGAGAGCGTTCTCCACCGGCCGATCGCCGACCCGAAAGTGATGAAGGGCCAGTTCGAGCACCTTCTTGAGCTGGCAGAAAGCCCATGGATTTCTCTTCAGGTTCTCCCTTACAAGGCATACAGCGTGATCGGCCTACTGGGCGGCTTCGTCGTCGCCGACATGCCGAGAGGAGCACCTCCCGTGGCCTACATCGATTCCCAGAGCACGGGGGATCGAGTAAGCGAGCGAATTGAAGAGGTGCGAGGTCTAGCATTCAGATATGACCTGATTCGGGCGGATGCCCTGTCCCGGCGCGAGTCACTCGACATGATCAAGGAGACGGTGCAGCGATGGACGATGTGACCCAGGAACTCGACAAGGCCCATTGGCGCAAATCTTCATTCTCCGGAAGCGACGGAAGCAACTGCGTCGAGATCGCGGCGCTCTCCGGTGGCCGCCGGGCCGTACGCGACAGCAAGGACCCAGGCGGCCCCGCCCTCGTCCTCACCCCCGGCCAGTGGACCACCTTCGTCACCGGCGTCAGGAACGGCGACTTCGGCTGAGTCGCGCCGGCCATCCGCGCCTGGCTCAGGCCGGCGCCGGCTTGAGCAGGCGGTCGACCAGGCGCTTGGTGTCCTGCGGCGGGAAGGGCGTGTTGAAAATGAGCAGGTGTAAGTAGATCGGCGCGAGCACGAGCTCCATCAACTCCAGCAGCGTCGGCGCGTCCGCGTGGCGGTCGAGCATGGTCTGCAACTGGGCGCCGCGCTCCACCAGGTAGTACGCGTCGGCCCCGCCGCCGACCATGGCCGCGCGCAGGAACAGTCTGCCGTACGGCCCTGCCAGGTCGCGCGCCGCCTGTTCGGCATAGGCTTCGACGTCGCCGCGCAGCGAACCCGTCTCAGGAATCGGCGACGTGTCCTTCAACTGATCCATGATCACTTCGTTGATCAGTTCTGTCATCGACCCCCAGCGCCGATAGATCGTCGCCTGATGCACCCCTGACCGCTCGGCGACTTCGGCGATCGACAGCTCGCCGGCACCGGTCTCGTGGAGCAGCTCCACGACGGCCTGATGGACAGCGGATCTGATGCGGCTGGAACGGCCACCCGGACGCTTCATGCCGCCATTCTAACGCGAAGGAGCTTGCATTAGTGGCCTGCTTGATGCGAGAGTGTTCGCGTTACCTAGTTGCGAACTATTTCGCTTTAGGAGGGGCGACATGCAACCGATCGTCTTCGGGAACGACCCGACGTTCTGGTACGAGACTCTCCGGTCCTTCGGTCACATCGCCTACGGTGGCGCGGATTTCGGCGAAGTCCTGGTCACCGCCCAGCGCATCGAGGAGGGCGACTACGACAGCTGGCACGATGAGTGGCGCCGGATCGCTGATCTGGTGGCGACCGAGGCCGAACGCTCAAGCAGCCCGATCAGCAGGCGCGACGGCTTCCTGCGGGCCTCGAACTACTACCGCTCGGCTGAGTTCTTCCTCCATGGCAACCCGGACGACCCGCGCATCCATGACAGCCATGCCCGCAGCGTCGCCTGTTTCCGAAAGGCGCTGCCCGGCGTGCAAGCCGTGCAGATCCCCTACAAGAACACGACGCTGCCCGGCTACCACTACGACTGCGGTGGCGACCGCACCGTCGTCATGCACAACGGCTTCGACGGCAGCGCCGAGGAGATGCACTTCGTCGCCGCCGCGGCTCTGGCCGAGCGCGGGTTCAACGTTCTGAGCTTCGACGGTCCCGGCCAGCCGGGACCGATGCACCGCGAGAGCCTGACCTTCCGGCCCGACTGGGAGAACGTGATCGGTCCTGTCCTTGACTGGCTCCAGGCCGATCGGGTCGCGCTGCTCGGCAACAGCATGGGCGGCCTGCTCGCACCCCGCGCCGCCGCCTTCGAACCCAGGATCCAGGCCCTGGTCGCGCTGGATGGCGTCTACGACATGTCCCTGGTGCTGCTCGATCACTTCGGCGGGGACCGCGAGCTTGCAGCCCGACTGCTGCGCGCCGAGTCCGCGCCGGAGATCGACGTCCTCTTCGAACAGCTGATGGCCACCGACCCCGGCGTGCGATGGGCGTGCACGCATGGCATGTGGGTCACCGGGACCTCGACCCCGCGCTCATATTTCGCCGACATGCTCGACTACCACCTCGGCGACGGAGTGGCCGAGCGGATCACCTGCCCGACGCTGGTCTGCTCCGCCCCCGGCGACCTGTTCTTCCAGGGCCAGCCGGAGCTGCTGTATGAGCACCTGACCTGTCCCAAGACCTTCCTCGAATTCGGCGCCGACCTCGGCTCCGACGCGCACTGCCAGGCGGGCGCACAGCGCTTGGCCATGGCCCGCATCGCCGACTGGCTGGAGCGGAACTTCTGATGAACCGCAACCTGATCTCGGTCATCGTGTGGGACGCCGTGCCCGTCGTCGGCGCCTACTACCTGCTCCGCGCATTCGGCGTGAGCGAGTACATCGCGCTGCCGGCAGCCGGCGCGGCGGGATCGGCGCGCGTGGTCTTCGTGGCGGTGAGTCAGCGTCGCCTCGACGGCTTCGCCGCTTTCATAGTCGTCATGTTCGGCTGTGTCGTAGGTCTGTCGCTGATCGCCGGTGATGCGCGGTTCGTGCTGGCGACCAAATCGGCGACCACCGCCCTGGCCGCGCTCATTCTGCTCGGCACGTGGATCGCCGGCCGTCCGGCCGCCTTCTCAGTGGCCAAGAAGTTCGGCGCGGAGGATGCCGCAACCGCGCGACGATGGGACGCGCTGTATGCCGACCAACCGGGCTTTCGCCGCATCTACGTGGTCATGACCATCGTGTGGGGCCTGGCGCTGCTCGCCGAATCCGTACTGCGGCTGCTGCTGGTCTACCTTCTGCCGATCGACGTAATGGCCGGTCTCTCGACGCTCCTGCTGCTGACGACCATAGGGCTGGCGGGGGCCTGGAGCGCCTGGTACGGCAAGCGCGGCGAGGCCCGTGCCCTGACAGCACGAGAAGCCAGATAGCAATGATCACAGATGCGAAGAACAGGATCTGGCCCTGCCGATTCAAAAATGGGCGCTTTCTGGCATTCTGTGGCGATATGTATCCCGGATCTGCGCTCGGTGAGTTCCTTCGATCGCGTCGCGCCCGGCTCCAGCCCGAGGAGTTGGGTCTGAGCCTCGGTGTGAGACGGCGCCGGGTGGCAGGGCTGCGCAGGGAGGAAGTGGCCCCGCTCGCGGGGGTCAGTGTCGGCTACTACACACGCCTGGAGCAGGGGCAGAGCCCGAACGTCTCCGACGAGGTGCTGGATGCGATCGCTCGCGTGCTCCGGCTGGACGAGGACGAGGTTGCGCACCTGCACCGGCTGGCCCGGGTCGCGCGGGCCAGGGAGCGGAGCCGGCCGGAGCGACTGCGTCCCGGCATCAAGCTCATGGTCGACTCCTTCGCCGGGGTGCCGGCGATCGCGGTGGGCCGGCGGGGCGACATTCTGGCGTGGAACCGGATGGCGCACGCGCTGCTGGGTCCGCATTGGGACTACGACGGCGAGAAGAAGCCGAACTTCGTCCTCATGGACTTCCTCGAAATGGATTTCGCCCGCGAGCTCTATGTCGATTGGGAGCAGAAGGCCCGTGACGACATCGCCTACCTGGAAGGGTCGATCGCCAGGTTCCCGGGTGACGAAGAGCTGACCGGCCTGATCGACGAGCTTCTGCTGCTCAGCCCGGACTTCCGGACGATGTGGACGGAGCATCCGGTGAGCAACTGCGCCTCCATCTCCCGCGACTACCGGCATCGGGAGGTGGGCGTCATGACGCTCACCGCCGAGCTGCTGCGCACCCCTGACGATGAGGGGCAGGGAGTGACGGTGTTCCAGGCCGAACCCGGGTCGCCGTCGGCGGAGCGGCTGCGTCGCCTCGCCGAACTGGTCGACGCCGCCGCCGGGTAGCGGGCCGATCGACAGCGCACCGACCGGCGGGCATCGGCCGGGAGCGCCACCTGGCGGGAGCGGCCGAGGCCGGCCGGCGCTGGGAGAAGCAGCCGCAGGTCAGGCGGCCAGGAAGTGCTCGGTGCCCGTACGGCGGAGCAGTACTCCGGCGACGACCGCGCCGAGCAGAGCGACCACCCCGGCCACCACGAAGGCGGTGTGCAGTCCACCCAGCGTGGCCAGGGCCTTGGTGGTGACCGGGGCGAGGGCCTCCGTACGGGCGGCCACGATCGCGGTCAGCCCGGCCACTCCCACGGCGCCGACGAAGGTGGGCATCTGCGCGAGGCTGCCCGCGACGCCCTGGTCCGCCTCATCCAGTCCGGAGGTGATCGTGGTGATGGCGGCCACCACGGTCAGCACGTGCCCGAAGCCCATCGCCGCCGAGGTCGTCAGCAGCACCACCAAGCCGCCCTGTGCGGGCAGCGACACCATCGCCACGGTGCCGGCGGCCTGCACGGCCAGGCCGATCACGATGGTCGCGGCGGTGCCGCGGGCGCCGATCAGCCGGGCCGCGACGGTGCCGGCGAGCAGGGCCGCGCCGCCCTCGCCCAGGAAGCCCAGGCCGGTCTCCAGCGGTGAGTACCCCAGGACGTCCTGCATGTAGATGCTGAGCAGCAGGGTCGCCCCGCCGCACATTCCGAACGTCACCAGCCCGATCGTCATGCCCCACTTGACGGTCCTCCGGCGCAGCAGCCGCAGCGGGACCAGCGGAGCGGCGTGCCGGGCCTCGACAGCCAGGAAGGCGCCGAGAAGAATCGCCGAGGCCAGCAGCGTCGCCAGCGTCCGCATGCCGGCCCAGCCCGCCTGGCCGCCGGTGGAGATGCCGTAGACCAGGGTGAACAGACCGGCACTCGCCAGGATCGCGCCGGGCACATCCAGCCTGGCGCGGCGCTTGTCCGTGGTCTCGCGGACCACTGTGAACGCACCGAGCACCACCAGGGCGCCGATGCCGAACAGGATGAGCATGGTCCAGCGCCAGTTCAGCCCGCTGGTGATGAGCCCGCCGCCGATCGTTCCGATGACGAACCCCAGCGAGAGCAGGGCGCCGTTGACGCCCAGCGCCCGAGTGCGCTGCGGCCCCTCGGGGAACGCGGCGGTCATCAGCGCCAGCGCGGTCGGACCGATCATGGCCGCCGCCACACCCTGCCCGGCACGTGCCGCCAGCAGCAGCCCCGGGGTCGGTGCCAGCGCCGCCAGCAGCGAGAACGCGGTGAAGACCAGCACGCCGACGATGAACAGCCGGCGCCGACCGACCATGTCGGAGGCCCGTCCGAACAACGGCATCAGCGCAGCGGTAGGCAGCAGGCAGGCGGTGGCCACCCACTGGAGGCCCGAGGTGGTGGCGAAGCCCAGATCCCGGCCGATCTCCGGCAGCGCCACCGTGATGATCGAGTAGTCCAGACCGGTCATGAACGTCGCGCCGCACAGGGTGATGAGAATGAGCCGGCCGCGCAACCCCAGCCGCGCGGCGCCCTGCAGTGTCTCTGTCATGCGGACAAGACTGCGGCGCCACGGAACGCCCAACCAGCGCCCTGCTGAAGGTACATCTGCCAGATGCAGGCAAACCCATCCGGCACACCGGCGCCGTACCTGGTGACCGCCGGGCCGTACCCGACAGCAAGGACCGCAATGGCCCCGCGCCCTCATCCCCGCTCTCGGCCAACGGACCGCCTCCGCCACCGGCATCGAGAACGGCCCCGCCAACTGGGCCACGACATCCATAGGAGAAGCCCTCCGGCCACGCCCCCGGAGGGCTTCTCGCCGTCTATTCTTCCATCGAAATCACCGGGGTCTGGCATCGGACGAGCGGTCCCCACCCCGTCCAGGCGACCGGCAGCCGTTCGGTGTGATCCGCACCACGTCTCAGGCACCCGGAGTTCCCATGGCCGCGCCGTGAACCCGGATCCGGGCTTGTGGTGATACATCCCTGACCGCGTCCCCGACGGAAAGGGCTGCCGCCATGCCATGGTGCCCACGATGACCGCATCGTCCACCACGAGGATCCGTGACTCCGACATCGTGAGCGAGTCGCGGACCAGCCCGGAGGCGTTCGCCGAGCTCTTCGACCGCTACTCCGGCATGCTCTACCGTTATGTCTCCCGGCGGCTCGGCCCGGAGATCGCCGAGGATCTGGTGGGCGAGACGTTCCTGACCGCCTTCGCCCGCCGCGCGAAGTACGACCTCACGTACACCGACGCCCGCCCCTGGCTGTTCGGCATTCTCACCAAGCTCATCTCCCGGCACCGCCGCACCGAGGCCGTCCGCTACCGGATGCTCCAGCGCAGCCCGGCCGAGGACGTGATCGAGTCGCCCGCCGACCGGATGGACGAGATGGTCACCGCCCAGACCTGGCGGCCGGTGCTCGCCAGCACGCTGGCCGGGCTCTCGGCCAAGGACCGCGACGTCCTGCTGCTGATCGCGTGGGGCGACCTGTCGTACGAGGAGGTCGCGCAGGCCCTCGGCATCCCGATCGGCACCGTCCGCTCCCGGCTCAACAGGGCCAGGCGCAAAGCCCGCAGCGCGCTCGGCGACACCAACCCGTTCGACGAGGAGGAGTGACCGTGGACGACCTGAAGATGCTCCGTGACCTCGGCCGGGACCTGGAGTACGAGCCCCCGGCCACGCTGGCCCGCCAACGGCAGCGACTCCTCGGCGCCGGAACCGGCAGAGGACCCCGATGGACGCGGCTCCTCGGCGCCGGAACCGGCGGTGGACCCCGGCGGGCGCGCCACTGGACGATGATCGGGCTGGCTGCCGTGGTCACCGCGGCCATCGCCCTCGTCCCTGCCCTGCTCCTGGGCGGGCACCAGGCCGTATCGGTGCTGAGCGGACACCGGACC from Streptosporangium sp. NBC_01756 includes the following:
- a CDS encoding LysR family transcriptional regulator; this translates as MERHEIEIFLTLAEELHFGRTAERAGVSQSRVSQTLAKLERRIGVKLFERNSRRVALTAIGEQLRAGIEPAHRRIQEEVARATAAGRGITGMLRVGFSGAFTGDLILQVADVFSARHPGTELQIQQVQMSDPYGPLRSGDVDLQVTELPMDEPDLTVGPVLISQPRALLLPSAHSFARHASVSLEDLAEMTLLTVAGSVPAQWREHHFPRQTPTGRPIPQGQAIVHWEDVLSLVLAGKGVCPVAAAGARYYSRPGLTFVPFRDASPIEYALVWPSARETARVRAFAQISREFTESRGGSSAILDLI
- a CDS encoding MFS transporter; its protein translation is MTMLQDRAARQSPARPSMSGRQKLVLVLLLGSQFMLAIDFSILNVALPVIGDGLGFKLANLQWIATAFALCAAGFTLLFGRVADLFGRRRLFLAGMALLGLSSLAGGLAVNPTMLLVARVAQGLATAMVTPAGLALLTTSFSEGPLRDRALGLNGALMSAGFTTGAILGGLLTDMLSWRWAFFINVPIAAAALAAAPALIAESRPATHTRMDLPGAVSVTGGLLALVYGLTNAAEHGWADPMTLGSLVVAVLLLVAFWFVEKRAAAPLVPLSVLKRPTVSWGNLAGLIAFLTETSLVFLLTLYLQTVLGYSALATGLAFGVLGLGTVVGGVVAPRILARSDFRTVLTAGFGVQAAATASLFLLGDDRSSLALLLVATFVGGFGNMLAIVGFMVAATSGLPDSEQGLATGLATMTQQLGITMGIPIMSAIATAGMSGGGSVLDGVNAAILVNAALVLAGGILTWIFLRRQANLPT
- a CDS encoding ATP-binding protein translates to MNPATLREICLPSNPESVSQARDEVREWLGESHPAYENTQLAVSELVTNAVRHASHGIGRPVDPLAVRLTVTDGGTLRVEVTDRGWTTTEPRIPVEPVSDLAESGRGLSIVSLVSDGNWGYRSHGPGLGRTVWCEIPARPPSPEDPLPATPDLLTRPGRTPRSGRDGSLTWPD
- a CDS encoding helix-turn-helix domain-containing protein, with translation MTVPPEPDSYLSTRIKFGIELRKFRLLSGFTQRRLGAAIHLSVSQLSMLENGHRAPSRELAHRVDDVLGLGTVLVDLLDRLNRTASQLPRWFRPWLEFEREAEALRMWEPLMVPGLLQTEAYAQAVLSPEPGVSAEQVEEHVAARMDRQGILRRSTPPMIWIVLDESVLHRPIADPKVMKGQFEHLLELAESPWISLQVLPYKAYSVIGLLGGFVVADMPRGAPPVAYIDSQSTGDRVSERIEEVRGLAFRYDLIRADALSRRESLDMIKETVQRWTM
- a CDS encoding DUF397 domain-containing protein — encoded protein: MDDVTQELDKAHWRKSSFSGSDGSNCVEIAALSGGRRAVRDSKDPGGPALVLTPGQWTTFVTGVRNGDFG
- a CDS encoding TetR/AcrR family transcriptional regulator produces the protein MKRPGGRSSRIRSAVHQAVVELLHETGAGELSIAEVAERSGVHQATIYRRWGSMTELINEVIMDQLKDTSPIPETGSLRGDVEAYAEQAARDLAGPYGRLFLRAAMVGGGADAYYLVERGAQLQTMLDRHADAPTLLELMELVLAPIYLHLLIFNTPFPPQDTKRLVDRLLKPAPA
- a CDS encoding alpha/beta hydrolase family protein, with amino-acid sequence MQPIVFGNDPTFWYETLRSFGHIAYGGADFGEVLVTAQRIEEGDYDSWHDEWRRIADLVATEAERSSSPISRRDGFLRASNYYRSAEFFLHGNPDDPRIHDSHARSVACFRKALPGVQAVQIPYKNTTLPGYHYDCGGDRTVVMHNGFDGSAEEMHFVAAAALAERGFNVLSFDGPGQPGPMHRESLTFRPDWENVIGPVLDWLQADRVALLGNSMGGLLAPRAAAFEPRIQALVALDGVYDMSLVLLDHFGGDRELAARLLRAESAPEIDVLFEQLMATDPGVRWACTHGMWVTGTSTPRSYFADMLDYHLGDGVAERITCPTLVCSAPGDLFFQGQPELLYEHLTCPKTFLEFGADLGSDAHCQAGAQRLAMARIADWLERNF
- a CDS encoding VC0807 family protein, whose product is MNRNLISVIVWDAVPVVGAYYLLRAFGVSEYIALPAAGAAGSARVVFVAVSQRRLDGFAAFIVVMFGCVVGLSLIAGDARFVLATKSATTALAALILLGTWIAGRPAAFSVAKKFGAEDAATARRWDALYADQPGFRRIYVVMTIVWGLALLAESVLRLLLVYLLPIDVMAGLSTLLLLTTIGLAGAWSAWYGKRGEARALTAREAR
- a CDS encoding helix-turn-helix transcriptional regulator; translation: MYPGSALGEFLRSRRARLQPEELGLSLGVRRRRVAGLRREEVAPLAGVSVGYYTRLEQGQSPNVSDEVLDAIARVLRLDEDEVAHLHRLARVARARERSRPERLRPGIKLMVDSFAGVPAIAVGRRGDILAWNRMAHALLGPHWDYDGEKKPNFVLMDFLEMDFARELYVDWEQKARDDIAYLEGSIARFPGDEELTGLIDELLLLSPDFRTMWTEHPVSNCASISRDYRHREVGVMTLTAELLRTPDDEGQGVTVFQAEPGSPSAERLRRLAELVDAAAG
- a CDS encoding MFS transporter → MTETLQGAARLGLRGRLILITLCGATFMTGLDYSIITVALPEIGRDLGFATTSGLQWVATACLLPTAALMPLFGRASDMVGRRRLFIVGVLVFTAFSLLAALAPTPGLLLAARAGQGVAAAMIGPTALALMTAAFPEGPQRTRALGVNGALLSLGFVIGTIGGGLITSGLNWRWTMLILFGIGALVVLGAFTVVRETTDKRRARLDVPGAILASAGLFTLVYGISTGGQAGWAGMRTLATLLASAILLGAFLAVEARHAAPLVPLRLLRRRTVKWGMTIGLVTFGMCGGATLLLSIYMQDVLGYSPLETGLGFLGEGGAALLAGTVAARLIGARGTAATIVIGLAVQAAGTVAMVSLPAQGGLVVLLTTSAAMGFGHVLTVVAAITTITSGLDEADQGVAGSLAQMPTFVGAVGVAGLTAIVAARTEALAPVTTKALATLGGLHTAFVVAGVVALLGAVVAGVLLRRTGTEHFLAA
- a CDS encoding RNA polymerase sigma factor yields the protein MTASSTTRIRDSDIVSESRTSPEAFAELFDRYSGMLYRYVSRRLGPEIAEDLVGETFLTAFARRAKYDLTYTDARPWLFGILTKLISRHRRTEAVRYRMLQRSPAEDVIESPADRMDEMVTAQTWRPVLASTLAGLSAKDRDVLLLIAWGDLSYEEVAQALGIPIGTVRSRLNRARRKARSALGDTNPFDEEE